The nucleotide window TGGCAAACTCTATGTGCCCTGGGGGTATGTAGCGGCGCTGCAATGCGACCCGACGGAGAAAAAGCCCTTCTTCCACATGCTGCCGGGGAGCAAGGCGCTGACGTTTGGCATGTTGGGATGCGACTACAAATGTCCATACTGCCAAAACTGGCTCACCAGTCAGACCCTGCGTGATGAAGCCGCCGGCGTGCTCCCGCACCCCATCACGCCCGAACAGATGCTTCAACTGGCGCATGAATGCGGTGCGCGCGTCATGGCGTCCAGCTACAACGAGCCGCTCATCACAGCCGAATGGGCGGTTGCGAACTTCAAGCTTGCCAAAGCGGACGGGCTGCGTACGGCGTTTGTTTCCAACGGGAACGCCACCCGCGAGGCGCTGGAATACATTCGCCCCTGGACGGACGCCTACAAGGTGGACTTGAAGAGCATGAATGACCGCAATTACCGCATTTTGGGCGGCAAATTGCAGCACGTGCTCGACACCATCAAGATGGTGCATGAAATGGGCTTCTGGATTGAGGTAGTCACGCTGGTGGTGCCAGGCTTCAACGATAGCGAAGAAGAACTGCGCGAGGCGGCACGCTATATCGCCTCTGTCTCGCCGGAGATTCCCTGGCACGTGACCGCCTTCCACCAGGATTACAAGATGACCGACAACCGCAACACCACCGTGCGCGACCTGATTCGCGCGGCGGAAATTGGGCGTGAAGAAGGGTTGCACTTTGTGTACGCCGGCAACCTGCCCGGCATGGTCGGCGATTGGGAACACACCAAGTGCCCCGATTGCCAGGCCATGCTCATTCGCCGCTACGGATTCCTCGTGCTCGAAAATCGTCTCACACCAGAGGGGAAATGCCCCGATTGCGGGCGGCAAATTCCGGGAATCTGGTCATAAAGCACTTGCAACGGGCGCCTGTGCTGGCGCCCGTTTTCCAATTGCCACGCTTTTCAAGATAGCGTACACTATTCGCGCCCATCCACAGCAAAAAAACGACTTGCACAACCCATCAACACAATCCGCCGTAGAGAGTGTGTGCCCTTTTGCCCTCAACTGACAGTCCTAAAGGAGGCCTGCCATGAACAGTATCAACATTGAGCGATCATTGCGCTTCACCTTCGATGATGAGTCCTGGATCGTCAAAATTCTGATTGGCGGCGTGGTTTCGTTTCTTGGGCAACTATTGCTCATCCCCTTGCCGCTCCTCTACGGCTATATGCTCGACACGCTCAAAAACGTCAAAGAAGGCCAAGATACGCCCTTGCCGGAATGGGATGATTTTGCCGGCTTGTTTATGCGCGGCCTGATCTTGACGCTGGGGCTTCTCGTGTATAGCTTGCCCTTGTTTCTCTTCGCCTGTTGCTTCCTTTTCCTATTGATTGCCAGCCAGAATGAAGGCGCCGAATCGCTAGGGCTGCTGGGTCTTTGCTTTGCCTGCATAATGCCGCTGTACGGCGTGGCGTTGGGCTTCTGGGGTCCCGCCGTCATCATGCGCTTTGCCGAAGCAGGCACATTCAGCAGCATGTTCGAGTTTGGGCGCATTTGGAAGACGATTTCCGCCGATTTCGGCAAGTATTTGCTGGTCGTCATTCTCATTATTGTCGTGAATCTGCTGGCCACATTTGTGGGATTGCTGAGCGTGGGTGTGCTTGTGCCCTTCACCAGCTTCTGGGCAATGTTGGTAGCCGCCCACCTCATGGGGCAATACATGCGCCTCATCTCGACGCCGCCTTCTGATGGAATCGTTGCCGATGGTGATGTGTTGTAAAGCATATCGGGGGCGATGCGCGTGGACCTGTTCAACACTTTGCTTACAGGCTTTGGGCTTTCATCAGCAGCTGGGTTGAACGCCTACATCCCGTTGCTCATAACGGGATTGGTGGCGCGCTACACGTCGTTGGTGCAATTACGCGCACCGTTTGACGTGCTGGAACACCCGGCTGTGCTCCTCACGCTTACGCTGCTCCTCATCGTCGAAATGGGCGCTGATAAAATCGCCCTGCTCGATTCGCTCAACGACGCCATCAACACCCTTGTCCGTCCAGCCGCTGGTGCGATTCTCTTTGCCGGCACCAGCGGCGTTGCTGACATTGACCCAAGTATTGCATTGGTGCTGGGGCTGCTTTCCGCCGGTACTGTGCATACCACCAAAAGCGCCACGCGCCCAGCCGTCACAGCCGCCAGCGGTGGGTGCGCCAACCCCATCGTGAGCCTGCTGGAAGACGTCGTGGCTGTTGCCCTGGTGTTGCTTGCATTGCTCGCCCCCGTCTTGCTGGCGGCCTGCTTCCTCCTGGCGGCTGTTTGGTTGGCGCGGCGCTGGCAACGCCGACGGAAATCACTTTCTGCTCCCACCTGACACA belongs to Ardenticatena maritima and includes:
- the amrS gene encoding AmmeMemoRadiSam system radical SAM enzyme, with translation MARKTKVANETLAEYLDRMTRVGELWHPEGERIRCVACGHRCLIGEGLRGVCKVRFNKDGKLYVPWGYVAALQCDPTEKKPFFHMLPGSKALTFGMLGCDYKCPYCQNWLTSQTLRDEAAGVLPHPITPEQMLQLAHECGARVMASSYNEPLITAEWAVANFKLAKADGLRTAFVSNGNATREALEYIRPWTDAYKVDLKSMNDRNYRILGGKLQHVLDTIKMVHEMGFWIEVVTLVVPGFNDSEEELREAARYIASVSPEIPWHVTAFHQDYKMTDNRNTTVRDLIRAAEIGREEGLHFVYAGNLPGMVGDWEHTKCPDCQAMLIRRYGFLVLENRLTPEGKCPDCGRQIPGIWS
- a CDS encoding DUF4013 domain-containing protein — protein: MNSINIERSLRFTFDDESWIVKILIGGVVSFLGQLLLIPLPLLYGYMLDTLKNVKEGQDTPLPEWDDFAGLFMRGLILTLGLLVYSLPLFLFACCFLFLLIASQNEGAESLGLLGLCFACIMPLYGVALGFWGPAVIMRFAEAGTFSSMFEFGRIWKTISADFGKYLLVVILIIVVNLLATFVGLLSVGVLVPFTSFWAMLVAAHLMGQYMRLISTPPSDGIVADGDVL
- a CDS encoding DUF4126 domain-containing protein, which encodes MRVDLFNTLLTGFGLSSAAGLNAYIPLLITGLVARYTSLVQLRAPFDVLEHPAVLLTLTLLLIVEMGADKIALLDSLNDAINTLVRPAAGAILFAGTSGVADIDPSIALVLGLLSAGTVHTTKSATRPAVTAASGGCANPIVSLLEDVVAVALVLLALLAPVLLAACFLLAAVWLARRWQRRRKSLSAPT